The following are encoded together in the Gemmatimonadaceae bacterium genome:
- a CDS encoding putative metal-dependent hydrolase, which produces MNPDESLRYPTGRFQRPSRALETSERRQMIDTIARAPSDFRGAIKGLSDAQLNTPYRPGGWTVRQVVHHVPDSHMNAFIRFKLALTEETPTIKPYDETAWAKLSDARDTPIETSLTLLTALHERWVRLLEAMAPSEFERKLSHPEWDAPLSLDSMLALYAWHGPHHTAHITSLRQRMGW; this is translated from the coding sequence ATGAACCCCGACGAATCACTCCGCTATCCCACGGGCCGATTTCAGCGCCCTTCGCGCGCGCTGGAGACCAGCGAGCGCCGTCAGATGATCGATACGATCGCGCGAGCGCCCAGCGACTTTCGCGGCGCGATCAAGGGATTGTCCGACGCGCAACTCAACACGCCCTACCGGCCTGGTGGCTGGACAGTGCGGCAGGTTGTGCACCACGTGCCGGACAGCCACATGAACGCGTTCATTCGCTTCAAACTAGCGCTCACCGAAGAGACGCCGACGATCAAGCCGTACGACGAGACGGCCTGGGCAAAACTCTCCGACGCACGCGATACGCCGATCGAGACCTCGCTCACGTTGTTGACGGCGCTTCACGAGCGCTGGGTCCGGCTCCTCGAGGCGATGGCACCGAGCGAGTTCGAACGAAAGCTCAGTCACCCGGAATGGGACGCTCCCCTCTCACTCGATTCCATGTTGGCGCTGTACGCCTGGCACGGACCACATCATACGGCGCACATCACCAGCCTGAGGCAGCGAATGGGCTGGTGA
- a CDS encoding YceI family protein, translated as MKRIVLTSLIFVAISGSVLRAQSFKESSLGAMPLRLSVRPDSRLWLEGSSNVRDWRCDATSLDASIDLDADAHGGATSIERVRGVQVRVPAYALTCGRSQMDNIMYKALRADDEPDCRQIVGKFDIVTREPGDPEHSLVMQGTLRVAGRERLVRVPVEVQEQRDGSLRAQGALPILMTDYGITPPKVLFGVLRTENRIVVKFDLLVDRASTIASAAGGER; from the coding sequence ATGAAGCGAATCGTCCTCACGAGCCTCATATTCGTAGCGATCAGCGGCTCCGTTCTTCGCGCACAATCCTTCAAGGAATCAAGCCTCGGTGCAATGCCGCTGCGACTCAGCGTGCGCCCCGATAGCCGATTATGGCTCGAGGGCAGCTCGAACGTGCGCGACTGGCGCTGCGATGCCACGTCGCTCGATGCCTCGATTGACCTCGACGCCGACGCGCACGGCGGCGCGACTTCAATTGAGCGCGTGCGCGGCGTTCAGGTCCGCGTGCCGGCGTACGCGCTGACCTGCGGCCGCAGCCAGATGGACAATATCATGTACAAAGCGCTCCGCGCCGACGACGAGCCGGACTGCCGCCAGATCGTTGGCAAGTTCGACATTGTCACGCGCGAGCCGGGTGACCCGGAACATTCACTCGTTATGCAGGGCACGCTGCGCGTTGCCGGACGCGAGCGCCTCGTGCGCGTTCCAGTCGAGGTACAGGAGCAGCGCGATGGATCGTTGCGCGCCCAAGGAGCGCTCCCGATCCTTATGACCGATTACGGCATCACGCCGCCGAAGGTGCTCTTCGGTGTGCTGCGTACGGAGAATCGAATTGTTGTGAAGTTCGATCTCCTCGTCGATCGCGCGTCGACGATCGCCAGCGCGGCCGGCGGCGAACGCTAG
- a CDS encoding FAD-dependent oxidoreductase → MSTEQLRASRSIRRERLTLQAVEALAQRLLGPDRGTARRVSDSAGRELQRLDRECDFTTSARAAFQDLLGWTGQSTIHPISLPANDQPFWFRGSHSLANYQSRPELPTTAGVVVIGAGLTGASAAYHLVEALGERTSVVVVDQGDPAGEASGRNGGNFELIPENSIGVYEGLARERLAFLRRRYARLPVEVVQAESERQASLVLGLSLRNRDLLKQIILRERIECDFAPRGWLHLASTEEEEQGICDEVMLAAQHGQRIELWSRRKIRRELGFENEYLGRFIPGDGTYHPFKYVCGLLRAALRPGVELYTRCRVRRVMSPAADRHEVITERGTIIARYVVVATNAFTSHLFPELSAIRPHQSQVQVTELAPDRARGRVVTCEHGPAFFNQPRTGARNGFAPLLLGGGADRPMTSPSSRRRSSRVHNELLGIRDRYYPELQGRPPSAEWVGPMAFTPDQLPAIGFLRPGVIVAAGYNGYGGSYTTAAGLAVAQMAVTGSAPDWVPADVFSPHRLTTSEPVFMTERDGLWRIAASLCRQLKAVSRQISEALTLRGAETASAVPRQMAPRVSRMVRVVGTESTAAESIAPELLVAFPAFRSLTVDEVSELLRSMQRWDLGSGTLLFKEGDEGHTCFVVVRGVVDLSVKVRGQPQLLAQLGPGSIFGQSSLIDSEPRSASCSVRRDAVLAEIDSVSCERLLNNRSALALKLLGALNQGLVAALRSADRQLMRLNADRDGPWEPGAGEADFAPEPLVGGAPADD, encoded by the coding sequence ATGTCTACTGAGCAGCTACGCGCTAGCCGATCGATACGGCGGGAGCGCCTCACACTTCAGGCAGTGGAGGCCCTTGCCCAACGCTTGCTCGGTCCCGACCGCGGAACGGCGCGGCGCGTCAGTGACTCTGCCGGGCGCGAGCTGCAGCGTCTCGATCGAGAATGCGATTTCACGACTTCGGCGCGAGCGGCGTTCCAGGACTTGCTCGGCTGGACGGGTCAGTCGACGATACATCCCATCTCGCTCCCAGCCAACGACCAACCCTTCTGGTTTCGCGGATCGCACTCTCTCGCGAATTACCAGTCACGTCCGGAACTACCGACAACCGCTGGCGTCGTCGTCATCGGCGCGGGATTGACGGGCGCATCCGCGGCGTACCATCTCGTCGAAGCGTTAGGCGAGCGGACAAGCGTCGTCGTCGTCGATCAGGGGGATCCCGCCGGCGAAGCCAGCGGCCGCAATGGCGGCAACTTCGAGCTCATCCCGGAGAATTCAATCGGCGTCTATGAAGGATTGGCACGCGAACGGCTCGCGTTTTTGCGTCGTCGTTATGCTAGGCTACCCGTCGAGGTCGTCCAGGCGGAAAGCGAACGGCAGGCATCGCTGGTGCTTGGCTTGTCGCTCCGGAATCGTGACCTGCTCAAGCAAATCATCCTGCGCGAGCGCATCGAGTGTGATTTCGCGCCGCGCGGCTGGCTTCATCTCGCCAGCACCGAAGAGGAGGAACAGGGCATCTGCGACGAGGTGATGCTCGCGGCCCAGCACGGTCAACGGATCGAGCTCTGGTCGCGGCGCAAGATTCGGCGGGAGCTTGGCTTCGAGAACGAGTACCTCGGCCGATTCATTCCCGGCGACGGCACATATCATCCGTTCAAGTATGTCTGCGGGTTGCTGCGTGCCGCGCTCCGACCCGGTGTCGAGCTGTACACGCGGTGTCGTGTGCGTCGAGTGATGTCGCCGGCGGCTGACCGGCACGAGGTCATCACGGAACGAGGAACCATCATCGCGCGATACGTCGTCGTCGCGACGAACGCGTTCACCAGCCATCTCTTTCCCGAGCTGAGCGCGATTCGCCCACATCAGAGTCAGGTGCAAGTCACGGAGCTGGCGCCGGACCGCGCGCGGGGACGCGTGGTGACGTGTGAGCACGGGCCAGCGTTCTTCAATCAACCACGGACCGGAGCACGCAATGGATTCGCGCCATTGCTGCTGGGTGGGGGTGCCGATCGGCCGATGACGAGTCCGTCGTCGCGGCGCCGATCGTCGCGCGTGCACAACGAATTGCTCGGCATCCGGGATCGCTACTATCCGGAGCTGCAGGGACGGCCGCCCTCGGCGGAGTGGGTCGGACCAATGGCGTTTACGCCCGACCAACTACCGGCGATCGGCTTCCTCCGACCCGGCGTGATCGTTGCCGCCGGATACAACGGCTACGGCGGAAGCTACACGACGGCGGCGGGACTCGCCGTGGCGCAGATGGCAGTGACGGGCAGTGCTCCGGATTGGGTGCCCGCGGACGTCTTCTCGCCGCATCGCCTAACGACGAGCGAACCAGTGTTCATGACCGAACGCGACGGACTGTGGCGCATCGCGGCGTCACTCTGCCGGCAGCTCAAGGCGGTGAGCCGCCAGATTTCCGAAGCGTTGACGCTGCGCGGCGCGGAGACGGCTTCGGCGGTCCCTCGACAGATGGCGCCGCGCGTCTCGCGCATGGTGCGCGTAGTCGGTACGGAAAGCACGGCGGCCGAGTCCATCGCGCCTGAGCTTCTCGTGGCATTTCCGGCGTTCAGGAGTCTCACCGTCGATGAAGTGAGTGAGCTGCTCCGATCGATGCAGCGCTGGGACCTCGGGAGCGGGACGCTTCTCTTCAAGGAAGGCGATGAAGGACACACGTGCTTTGTCGTCGTGCGCGGAGTGGTCGACCTCAGCGTGAAGGTCCGCGGCCAGCCGCAACTCCTTGCGCAGCTCGGGCCGGGAAGCATTTTCGGCCAGTCGAGTCTCATCGATTCCGAACCGCGTTCGGCGAGCTGTTCCGTCCGCCGCGACGCCGTTCTCGCCGAGATCGACTCCGTATCGTGTGAGCGTTTACTGAACAATCGCAGCGCGCTGGCGCTGAAGCTGCTGGGCGCTTTGAATCAGGGGCTCGTCGCGGCGTTGCGCAGCGCCGATCGCCAGTTGATGCGACTCAACGCGGATCGCGACGGCCCATGGGAGCCGGGTGCCGGTGAGGCCGACTTCGCGCCCGAACCGCTCGTCGGCGGAGCGCCGGCGGACGACTAG